One Mycobacterium sp. 050128 genomic window carries:
- a CDS encoding replication-associated recombination protein A, with the protein MPEAVSDGLFDLPGESQTANDALSVPAGAPLAVRMRPASLDEVVGQDHLLAPGSPLRRLVEGSGVASAILYGPPGSGKTTLAALVSHATGRRFEALSALSAGVKDVRAVIDSARKGLLSGEQTVLFIDEVHRFSKTQQDALLSAVENRVVLLVAATTENPSFSVVAPLLSRSLILQLRPLTADDIRTVVQRAIDDPRGLGGQIGVQPEAVDLLVQLAAGDARRALTALEVAAETVEAGGELTVAAVEQSLDKAAVRYDRDGDQHYDVISAFIKSVRGSDVDAALHYLARMLVAGEDPRFIARRLMILASEDIGMADPTALQIAVAAAQTVALIGMPEAQLTLAQATIHLATAPKSNAVTTALGAAMNDIKAGMAGLVPAHLRDGHYSGAAALGNAQGYKYAHDHPDGVVAQQYPPDELADVDYYRPTGRGVEREITGRLERLRAIIRRKRG; encoded by the coding sequence ATGCCTGAAGCCGTGTCCGACGGTCTGTTTGACCTGCCCGGCGAATCGCAGACGGCCAACGACGCCCTGAGCGTGCCGGCCGGCGCGCCCCTGGCGGTGCGGATGCGCCCGGCGTCGCTGGACGAGGTCGTGGGACAGGACCACTTGCTGGCGCCCGGCTCGCCGCTGCGCCGGCTGGTCGAGGGCTCGGGGGTGGCGTCGGCCATCTTGTACGGCCCGCCGGGAAGCGGCAAGACGACGTTGGCGGCGCTGGTCTCGCACGCGACCGGCCGCCGATTCGAAGCGCTGTCGGCCTTGTCGGCGGGGGTCAAGGACGTCCGGGCGGTCATAGACAGCGCACGCAAGGGCCTCCTTTCCGGCGAGCAGACGGTGCTGTTCATCGACGAGGTGCACCGGTTTTCGAAAACCCAGCAGGACGCGTTGCTGTCCGCGGTGGAGAACCGGGTGGTGTTGCTGGTGGCGGCGACGACCGAGAACCCGTCGTTCTCGGTCGTGGCGCCGCTGCTGTCGCGATCGCTGATCCTGCAGCTGCGCCCGCTGACGGCCGACGACATCCGGACCGTGGTGCAGCGCGCCATCGACGATCCGCGGGGCCTGGGCGGCCAGATCGGCGTGCAGCCCGAGGCCGTCGACCTGCTGGTGCAATTGGCGGCCGGCGACGCCCGCCGTGCGCTGACCGCGTTGGAGGTCGCCGCGGAGACGGTCGAGGCGGGCGGCGAGCTGACCGTCGCGGCCGTCGAACAGTCACTGGACAAAGCCGCCGTGCGCTACGACCGCGACGGCGATCAGCACTACGACGTCATCAGCGCGTTCATCAAATCGGTGCGTGGCTCCGACGTCGACGCGGCGCTGCATTACCTGGCCCGCATGCTCGTCGCGGGAGAGGACCCGCGGTTCATCGCGCGCCGGCTGATGATCCTGGCCAGCGAGGACATCGGTATGGCCGACCCCACGGCGCTGCAGATCGCGGTGGCCGCCGCGCAGACCGTGGCGCTGATCGGCATGCCCGAGGCGCAACTGACGTTGGCGCAGGCCACGATTCACCTGGCCACCGCGCCGAAGTCGAACGCGGTGACCACCGCGCTGGGCGCGGCGATGAACGACATCAAGGCCGGCATGGCGGGTCTGGTGCCCGCGCATCTGCGCGACGGCCACTACTCGGGAGCGGCCGCACTGGGCAACGCGCAGGGCTACAAATACGCGCACGACCACCCGGATGGCGTTGTCGCGCAACAATATCCGCCGGACGAGCTGGCGGACGTCGACTACTACCGGCCCACCGGTCGCGGCGTCGAACGCGAGATCACCGGGCGCCTGGAGCGGTTGCGCGCGATCATCCGCCGCAAGCGCGGCTAG
- a CDS encoding secondary thiamine-phosphate synthase enzyme YjbQ, whose translation MLEVDTTSRRIVDLTDAVRRFCFSYGDGLCNVFVPHATAGVAIIETGAGSDDDLVDTLERLLPRDDRYRHAHGSAGHGADHVLPAIVAPSVTLPVAAGEPQLGTWQSVVLVDLNRDNPRRSVRLSFLEG comes from the coding sequence GTGCTCGAGGTGGACACCACGAGTCGTCGCATCGTGGATCTGACCGACGCGGTGCGCAGGTTTTGCTTCTCCTACGGGGACGGCCTGTGCAACGTGTTCGTCCCGCACGCAACCGCCGGGGTCGCGATCATCGAGACCGGCGCCGGTTCCGACGACGACCTGGTCGACACGCTGGAGCGGCTGTTGCCGCGCGATGACCGCTACCGGCACGCGCACGGCTCGGCCGGGCACGGTGCCGACCACGTGTTGCCGGCGATCGTCGCGCCGTCGGTGACGCTGCCGGTCGCGGCCGGCGAGCCGCAGCTGGGCACCTGGCAAAGCGTCGTTTTGGTCGACCTCAACCGGGACAACCCGCGGCGTTCGGTGCGGTTGAGCTTTTTGGAGGGTTAG
- the alaS gene encoding alanine--tRNA ligase — MQTHEIRKRFLDHFVKAGHTEVPSASVILDDPNLLFVNAGMVQFVPFFLGARTPPYATATSIQKCIRTPDIDEVGITTRHNTFFQMAGNFSFGDYFKREAIELAWSLLTDSVADGGYGLDPEKIWTTVFFDDDEAVRLWQEIAGLPAERIQRRGMADNYWSMGIPGPCGPSSEIYYDRGPEFGVEGGPIANEDRYIEIWNLVFMQNERGEGTSKEDFEILGPLPRKNIDTGMGVERVAFILQGVHNVYETDLLRPVIDKVALVAARPYDVGNHDDDVRYRVIADHSRTAAILIGDGVSPGNDGRGYVLRRLLRRVIRSAKLLGIDGPIVGDLMTTVRDAMGPSYPELVADFDRIKRIAVAEETAFNRTLASGSKLFDDVAGATKAAGANVVSGSDAFTLHDTYGFPIELTLEMASEAGLQVDEIGFRELMAEQRRRAKADAAARKHAHADLTAYRELVDAGPTEFTGFDELSSQARILGIFVDGKRVPVVAHGLRGAEAADRVELILDRTPLYAESGGQIADEGTISGTGAGESARAAVTDVQKIGKTLWVHRVNVESGEFVEGDTVIAAVDPGWRKGATQGHSGTHMVHAALRQVLGPNAVQAGSLNRPGYLRFDFNWQGALSDEQRSQIEEVTNEAVQADFEVHTFNESLEKAKAMGAMALFGEAYPDEVRVVEIGGPFSLELCGGTHVHNSAQIGPVTILGESSIGSGVRRVEAYVGLESFRHLAKERALMAGLASSLKVPSDEVPARVANLVERLKAAEKELERARLAGAKAAAVNAAAGAERIGNVRVVAQRMAGGMTAADLRSLVGDIKGKLGSDPAVVALIAEGESETVPYAVAANPAAQDLGLRANDLVKQLAMAVDGRGGGKPDLAQGSGKNPTGIDAALEAVRSEIAVIAQVG; from the coding sequence GTGCAGACACACGAGATCAGGAAAAGGTTTCTTGATCACTTCGTGAAGGCGGGTCACACCGAAGTGCCGAGTGCATCGGTGATCCTCGACGACCCGAACCTGTTGTTCGTCAACGCCGGCATGGTCCAGTTCGTGCCGTTCTTCCTGGGCGCCCGCACGCCGCCGTACGCGACGGCCACCAGCATCCAGAAGTGCATCCGCACGCCGGATATCGACGAGGTGGGCATCACCACGCGGCACAACACCTTCTTCCAGATGGCCGGCAACTTCTCGTTCGGCGACTACTTCAAGCGCGAGGCCATCGAGCTGGCCTGGTCCTTGCTGACCGATTCCGTCGCCGACGGTGGTTACGGTCTGGACCCCGAAAAAATATGGACGACGGTCTTTTTCGACGACGACGAGGCCGTGCGGCTGTGGCAGGAGATTGCCGGGCTGCCCGCCGAGCGGATCCAACGCCGGGGCATGGCGGACAACTATTGGTCGATGGGCATCCCCGGACCTTGCGGCCCGTCGTCGGAGATCTACTACGACCGTGGCCCGGAATTCGGCGTCGAGGGCGGCCCGATCGCCAACGAGGACCGTTACATCGAGATCTGGAACCTCGTGTTCATGCAGAACGAGCGCGGCGAGGGAACCAGCAAAGAAGACTTCGAGATCCTTGGGCCGTTGCCGCGCAAGAACATTGACACCGGCATGGGTGTGGAACGGGTCGCGTTCATCCTGCAGGGCGTGCACAACGTGTACGAAACCGACCTGCTGCGACCGGTCATAGACAAAGTGGCCCTGGTCGCCGCGCGCCCGTATGACGTCGGCAACCATGACGACGACGTGCGCTACCGGGTGATCGCCGACCACAGCCGCACCGCGGCGATCCTGATCGGTGACGGCGTGAGCCCGGGCAACGACGGCCGAGGTTACGTGCTGCGCCGGCTGCTGCGCCGGGTGATCCGCTCGGCCAAGCTGCTGGGCATCGACGGCCCGATCGTCGGCGACCTGATGACCACGGTGCGCGACGCGATGGGCCCGTCCTATCCCGAGCTCGTCGCGGATTTCGACCGGATCAAGCGCATCGCCGTCGCCGAGGAAACCGCGTTCAACCGCACGCTGGCGTCGGGCTCGAAGCTGTTCGACGACGTGGCCGGCGCCACCAAAGCCGCCGGGGCCAACGTGGTTTCCGGCTCGGACGCCTTCACCCTGCACGACACCTACGGCTTCCCGATCGAGCTCACCCTGGAGATGGCGTCGGAGGCCGGCCTGCAGGTCGACGAAATCGGCTTCCGGGAGCTGATGGCCGAGCAGCGCCGGCGCGCCAAGGCCGATGCCGCCGCACGCAAGCACGCGCACGCCGACCTGACCGCGTACCGCGAGCTGGTCGACGCCGGCCCGACCGAGTTCACCGGCTTCGACGAGTTAAGCTCGCAAGCAAGGATTTTGGGCATCTTCGTCGACGGCAAGCGGGTCCCGGTGGTCGCACACGGCTTGCGGGGCGCCGAGGCGGCCGATCGGGTCGAACTGATCCTGGACCGCACGCCGCTGTACGCGGAATCCGGTGGCCAAATCGCCGACGAGGGGACCATCAGCGGAACGGGAGCAGGCGAGAGCGCCCGGGCGGCGGTCACCGATGTACAAAAGATCGGCAAAACCCTTTGGGTGCATCGGGTTAACGTCGAGTCCGGTGAGTTCGTCGAGGGCGACACCGTGATCGCGGCGGTGGATCCCGGCTGGCGCAAGGGTGCTACCCAGGGCCACTCGGGCACCCACATGGTGCACGCCGCACTGCGACAAGTATTGGGCCCCAACGCCGTTCAGGCCGGATCGCTGAACCGTCCGGGCTACCTGCGCTTCGACTTCAACTGGCAGGGCGCGCTATCCGACGAGCAGCGCAGCCAGATCGAAGAAGTGACCAACGAGGCCGTACAGGCCGACTTCGAGGTGCACACCTTCAACGAATCTCTGGAGAAGGCCAAGGCGATGGGCGCGATGGCGCTGTTCGGTGAGGCCTACCCCGACGAAGTGCGGGTGGTGGAGATCGGCGGCCCATTCTCGCTGGAGCTGTGCGGGGGAACCCACGTGCACAACTCGGCGCAGATCGGCCCGGTGACGATCCTCGGCGAATCGTCGATCGGCTCGGGGGTGCGCCGGGTGGAGGCCTACGTCGGGCTGGAGTCGTTCCGGCACCTGGCCAAGGAGCGGGCGTTGATGGCGGGGCTGGCGTCGTCGCTGAAGGTGCCGTCCGACGAAGTGCCCGCCCGGGTGGCCAACCTGGTCGAGCGGCTCAAGGCCGCCGAGAAGGAACTCGAACGTGCCCGGCTGGCCGGTGCGAAGGCCGCGGCGGTCAATGCCGCGGCCGGCGCGGAGCGGATCGGTAACGTCCGTGTGGTGGCGCAGCGGATGGCGGGTGGGATGACGGCGGCCGATCTGCGTTCCCTCGTCGGCGACATCAAGGGCAAGCTGGGCAGCGATCCGGCGGTGGTCGCGCTGATCGCCGAGGGTGAGAGCGAAACCGTGCCCTACGCCGTCGCCGCCAATCCGGCCGCCCAAGATCTCGGGCTCCGCGCCAACGACCTGGTCAAACAGCTGGCCATGGCCGTCGACGGCCGCGGCGGCGGCAAGCCCGACCTGGCGCAGGGCTCCGGCAAGAATCCGACCGGCATTGACGCGGCGCTGGAGGCCGTCCGCTCCGAGATCGCCGTGATAGCGCAGGTCGGTTGA
- the ruvX gene encoding Holliday junction resolvase RuvX, with protein sequence MELAEHRLPDRPGDPNQDNPGRGRRPGRSLGIDVGSVRIGVAASDPDGILATPVETVRRDRSGKHLRRLAELVGELEAVEVVVGLPRTLADRIGPSALDAIEVAEALTEVLARGAAPVPVRLADERLTTVSAQRSLRQAGVRAKEQRAVIDQAAAVAILQSWLDQRRATRAQSPAGDVVDG encoded by the coding sequence GTGGAATTGGCAGAGCATCGCTTGCCCGACCGGCCCGGCGACCCTAACCAGGACAATCCGGGTCGGGGCCGCCGACCCGGGCGAAGCCTCGGCATCGACGTGGGCAGTGTGCGCATCGGCGTGGCCGCCAGCGATCCCGACGGCATCCTCGCCACCCCGGTGGAAACGGTGCGCCGCGACCGGTCCGGCAAGCACCTCCGACGGCTGGCCGAGCTCGTCGGCGAGCTGGAAGCCGTCGAGGTGGTCGTCGGGCTGCCCCGGACGCTGGCCGACCGCATCGGCCCGTCGGCGCTCGATGCGATCGAGGTGGCCGAGGCGCTGACGGAAGTTCTGGCGCGGGGAGCCGCGCCGGTGCCGGTGCGGCTGGCCGACGAGCGACTGACCACCGTCAGCGCGCAGCGTTCCCTGCGCCAGGCGGGTGTGCGGGCCAAGGAGCAGCGGGCGGTGATCGACCAGGCGGCGGCCGTGGCGATCCTGCAGAGCTGGCTCGATCAGCGCCGGGCAACGCGGGCCCAGTCCCCGGCGGGAGATGTCGTCGATGGTTGA
- a CDS encoding endolytic transglycosylase MltG yields MVDSARDERAEPAAVGPPRHRMSRMARIQAERGRRRRRFTGRIVLAVLVVIVVAAVFVGSKMWHTMFGAGDDYSGDGKRDIVIQIQAGDSTTMVGETLHNQGVIKTVRAFINAAHGNAAITSIQPGFYRMRTEIPADSAVARLTDPGNRVGKLVIPEGRQLDDTTDMKTNKGNPGILTLISRATCVDLDDNKHCVSVEDLRAAAGNTPPNVLSVPAWAIQPVTELGTDHRRLEGLIAPGTFNVDPSASPQNILANLISAGAATYMQSGLMDSAQAMKLSPYDILVVASLVQQESNSQDFAKVAQVIYNRLNAHHTLEFDSTVNYPLDRREVATSDADRAQKTPWNTYVSPGLPATAICSPGIDALHAAEHPEPGDWLYFVTIDAQGTTLFTKDYKQHLANIELAKHNGVLDSTPR; encoded by the coding sequence ATGGTTGATAGCGCTCGAGACGAACGGGCCGAGCCGGCCGCGGTCGGTCCACCCCGGCACCGGATGAGCCGGATGGCCCGCATCCAGGCCGAGCGTGGTCGTCGGCGGCGCCGCTTCACCGGCCGGATCGTGCTGGCCGTGCTGGTCGTGATCGTGGTGGCCGCGGTCTTCGTCGGCTCCAAAATGTGGCACACGATGTTCGGCGCCGGTGACGATTACAGCGGAGACGGCAAGCGCGACATCGTGATTCAGATACAGGCCGGCGACTCGACGACGATGGTCGGCGAGACGCTGCACAACCAGGGTGTGATCAAGACCGTCCGGGCATTCATCAACGCCGCGCACGGCAACGCCGCGATCACCTCGATCCAGCCGGGCTTCTACCGGATGCGCACCGAAATCCCGGCCGATTCGGCCGTCGCGCGGCTGACCGACCCCGGCAACCGGGTGGGCAAGCTCGTCATCCCGGAGGGGCGTCAGCTCGACGACACCACCGACATGAAGACCAACAAGGGCAACCCGGGAATCCTGACGCTGATCTCCCGCGCCACCTGCGTGGACCTCGACGACAACAAGCACTGCGTCTCGGTGGAGGACCTGCGCGCGGCGGCGGGCAACACCCCGCCCAACGTGTTGTCCGTGCCGGCCTGGGCGATTCAGCCGGTCACCGAGCTGGGCACCGACCACCGCCGCCTCGAGGGGCTGATCGCGCCGGGAACCTTCAACGTCGATCCGTCGGCGTCGCCGCAGAACATCCTGGCCAACCTGATCAGCGCGGGGGCCGCGACCTACATGCAGTCCGGGCTGATGGACAGCGCGCAGGCCATGAAGCTGTCGCCCTACGACATCCTCGTGGTGGCCTCGCTGGTGCAGCAGGAATCCAACTCGCAGGACTTCGCGAAGGTGGCGCAGGTCATCTACAACCGCCTGAACGCCCACCACACGCTGGAGTTCGACTCGACGGTGAACTATCCGCTGGACCGCCGCGAGGTGGCCACCAGCGATGCCGACCGGGCGCAGAAGACGCCCTGGAACACCTACGTCTCACCCGGTCTGCCCGCCACGGCGATCTGCTCGCCCGGCATCGACGCGCTGCATGCGGCCGAGCATCCCGAGCCGGGTGACTGGTTGTACTTCGTCACGATCGACGCCCAGGGGACCACGCTGTTCACCAAGGACTACAAGCAGCATTTGGCCAACATCGAGCTGGCTAAGCACAACGGTGTCCTCGACAGCACGCCCCGCTAG
- a CDS encoding shikimate dehydrogenase, with protein sequence MSSTARPASGDPRKAAVLGSPIAHSKSPQLHLAAYHALGLHGWTYERIECGAEELPGLVGGFGPEWVGVSVTAPGKFAALGFADERTERAEQVGSANTLVRTPHGWRADNTDIDGVAGAIGSASGWALVCGSGGTAPAAVVGLARLGVSGITVVARNPQKAARLVDLGTRIGVPTRFCGLGASDDRALTDEVATAEVLVSTIPADVASRYAGAFAPIPVLLDAVYDPWPTPLAAAVADAGGRVINGLQMLLHQAFAQVEQFTGLPAPREAMTCALAALD encoded by the coding sequence GTGTCCTCGACAGCACGCCCCGCTAGCGGGGACCCGAGAAAGGCGGCCGTCCTCGGCTCGCCGATCGCCCATTCCAAGTCCCCGCAACTGCACCTGGCCGCCTATCACGCGCTGGGCCTGCACGGCTGGACCTACGAGCGCATCGAGTGCGGCGCCGAGGAGTTGCCGGGCCTCGTCGGCGGGTTCGGGCCGGAGTGGGTCGGCGTGTCGGTGACCGCGCCGGGCAAGTTCGCCGCGCTGGGGTTCGCCGATGAGCGCACCGAACGCGCCGAGCAGGTGGGGTCGGCCAACACCCTGGTGCGCACGCCGCACGGCTGGCGGGCCGACAACACCGACATCGACGGCGTCGCCGGGGCGATCGGCTCGGCCTCGGGATGGGCGCTGGTCTGTGGATCGGGCGGCACCGCGCCGGCGGCCGTCGTGGGCCTGGCGCGCCTCGGCGTCAGCGGCATCACGGTCGTCGCGCGCAACCCGCAGAAGGCGGCCCGGTTGGTGGACCTGGGAACGCGGATCGGCGTGCCGACCCGGTTCTGCGGGTTGGGTGCCTCCGACGACCGGGCGCTGACCGACGAGGTGGCGACCGCGGAGGTGCTGGTCAGCACGATCCCGGCCGACGTGGCGTCGCGGTATGCCGGCGCTTTCGCGCCGATTCCGGTGCTGCTGGACGCCGTCTACGACCCGTGGCCCACCCCGCTGGCCGCCGCGGTGGCCGACGCGGGCGGGCGGGTGATCAACGGCCTGCAGATGCTGCTGCACCAGGCCTTCGCGCAGGTCGAGCAGTTCACCGGGCTGCCGGCCCCCCGCGAAGCGATGACTTGCGCGTTGGCCGCCCTGGACTAG
- a CDS encoding A24 family peptidase, whose translation MRATAGAVVVVWLLVLSYYDVRQRRLPNLLTLPGAGVILVAACWGGRGVFALAGAAALAGLYLLMHLISPTGMGAGDVKLAIGVGGLAGCFGVAVWFLAALAAPLLTALLGVAWRGRASVPHGPSMCLATAGAAGLALLG comes from the coding sequence GTGCGGGCAACAGCGGGGGCGGTGGTGGTGGTTTGGCTGCTCGTGCTGAGCTACTACGACGTTCGGCAACGCCGACTGCCCAACCTGCTGACGCTGCCCGGCGCCGGCGTGATCCTGGTGGCCGCATGCTGGGGTGGACGCGGTGTGTTCGCGCTGGCCGGAGCCGCGGCACTGGCGGGGCTGTATCTGCTGATGCACCTGATCTCGCCGACCGGGATGGGGGCCGGCGACGTGAAGCTGGCGATCGGCGTGGGCGGGCTGGCCGGCTGTTTCGGCGTCGCGGTGTGGTTTCTGGCGGCGCTGGCGGCACCGCTGCTGACCGCGCTGCTCGGGGTGGCGTGGCGCGGCCGCGCCTCGGTGCCGCACGGTCCGTCGATGTGCCTGGCGACCGCGGGCGCGGCGGGGTTGGCGCTGCTCGGCTGA
- the aroC gene encoding chorismate synthase yields MLRWITAGESHGRALVAVVEGMVAGVEVTSTEIGDQLARRRLGYGRGARMQFERDAVTVLAGVRHGLTLGGPIAIEIGNTEWPKWETVMATDPVDPERAGDLENSARNAPLTRPRPGHADYAGMLKYGFDDARPVLERASARETAARVAAGTVARSFLRQALGVEVLSHVIAIGPSQPYDGPPPGAGDLAAIDASPVRAFDKAAEQAMIAEIEAAKKDGDTLGGVVEVVALGLPVGLGSFTSGDNRLDSQLAAAVMGIQAIKGVEIGDGFQTARRRGSQAHDEMYPGPDGVIRSTNRAGGLEGGMTNGQVLRVRAAMKPISTVPRALATVDMATGDEAVAIHQRSDVCAVPAAGVVVETMVALVLARAALDKFGGDSLAETRRNIEAYRRAVAEHETPAARAKASG; encoded by the coding sequence GTGTTGCGTTGGATCACCGCCGGGGAGTCCCATGGCCGCGCGCTGGTAGCCGTGGTCGAAGGCATGGTCGCGGGCGTGGAGGTCACCTCCACCGAAATCGGCGACCAGTTGGCCCGCCGCCGGCTCGGCTACGGCCGCGGCGCGCGGATGCAGTTCGAGCGTGACGCGGTGACCGTGCTGGCCGGGGTGCGCCACGGCCTGACCCTGGGCGGGCCGATCGCCATCGAGATCGGCAACACCGAGTGGCCGAAGTGGGAAACCGTGATGGCCACCGACCCGGTCGACCCCGAGCGAGCGGGTGACCTGGAAAACTCAGCGCGCAACGCGCCGCTCACCCGGCCGCGGCCCGGTCACGCGGACTACGCCGGCATGCTCAAGTACGGCTTCGACGACGCCCGCCCGGTGCTGGAGCGCGCTAGCGCGCGCGAGACCGCCGCCCGCGTCGCGGCGGGAACCGTCGCCCGGTCGTTCCTGCGCCAGGCGCTCGGCGTCGAGGTGCTCTCGCACGTCATCGCGATCGGTCCGTCGCAGCCCTACGACGGGCCGCCGCCCGGAGCCGGCGACCTGGCGGCGATCGACGCGAGCCCGGTGCGCGCCTTCGACAAGGCCGCCGAGCAGGCGATGATCGCCGAGATCGAGGCCGCCAAGAAGGACGGCGACACCCTCGGCGGCGTGGTGGAAGTCGTGGCGCTGGGCCTGCCCGTCGGGCTGGGCTCGTTCACCAGCGGCGACAACCGGCTGGACAGCCAGCTGGCCGCCGCCGTGATGGGCATTCAGGCGATCAAGGGCGTCGAGATCGGCGACGGCTTCCAAACCGCGCGGCGCCGCGGCAGTCAGGCGCACGACGAGATGTACCCGGGCCCCGACGGCGTGATCCGCTCGACCAACCGGGCCGGCGGCCTGGAAGGCGGCATGACCAACGGCCAGGTGCTGCGGGTGCGCGCGGCGATGAAGCCGATCTCGACCGTGCCGCGGGCGCTGGCCACCGTCGACATGGCCACCGGCGACGAGGCCGTCGCCATCCACCAGCGCTCCGACGTGTGCGCGGTGCCGGCCGCCGGCGTCGTCGTCGAGACCATGGTGGCGCTGGTGCTGGCCCGGGCCGCGCTGGACAAGTTCGGCGGCGATTCGCTGGCCGAAACCCGGCGCAACATCGAGGCCTACCGGCGCGCGGTCGCCGAGCACGAAACACCGGCCGCGCGCGCCAAGGCGTCCGGGTAG
- a CDS encoding shikimate kinase — protein MTPRAVLVGLPGSGKSTIGRRLSKAMGVGYVDTDALIEQQTGRTIADIFATDGEQEFRRIEEDVVRAALATQDGVVSLGGGAVTTAGVCDALAGHTVIYLEIGAREGVRRTGGTSVRPLLAGGNRAEKYRDLMAQRIPLYRRVATIRVDTNRRNPGAVVRYIMSRLPLQTTQQPVTPGAADSSKATP, from the coding sequence GTGACCCCCAGGGCGGTACTCGTCGGATTGCCGGGCTCGGGCAAGTCGACCATCGGGCGGCGGCTGTCCAAGGCGATGGGCGTCGGCTACGTCGACACCGACGCGCTGATCGAGCAGCAGACCGGCCGCACCATCGCCGACATCTTCGCCACCGACGGGGAACAGGAATTCCGCCGCATCGAGGAAGACGTGGTGCGCGCGGCGCTGGCCACCCAGGACGGCGTGGTGTCACTCGGCGGCGGCGCGGTCACCACGGCGGGGGTGTGCGACGCACTGGCCGGCCACACCGTCATCTACCTCGAGATCGGCGCCCGCGAAGGCGTGCGGCGCACCGGCGGCACCTCCGTGCGGCCCCTGCTGGCCGGCGGAAACCGGGCCGAGAAATACCGCGACCTGATGGCGCAACGAATTCCGCTGTACCGGCGCGTCGCGACCATCCGGGTCGACACCAACCGCCGCAACCCCGGGGCGGTGGTGCGCTACATCATGTCCCGGCTGCCCCTGCAAACCACCCAACAGCCGGTCACGCCCGGCGCTGCGGATTCCAGCAAGGCAACCCCATGA
- the aroB gene encoding 3-dehydroquinate synthase: MTEPTPPVTVQVAVDPPYPVVIGNGLLTELGELLGGRHRVAILYQPVLAQTAEAIRSYLADQGVDAHRIEIPDAEAGKDLPVVGFIWEVLGRIGIDRKDALVSLGGGAATDVAGFAAATWLRGVSIVHVPTTLLGMVDAAVGGKTGINTEAGKNLVGAFHQPLAVLVDLATLETLPHNEIVAGMAEVVKAGFIADPVILELIEADPQAALDPKGDVMPELIRRAIAVKAEVVAADEKESELREILNYGHTLAHAIERRERYQWRHGAAVSVGLVFAAELARLTGRLDDDTAARHRAILTSLGLPVSYDPDALPQLLEYMAGDKKSRAGVLRFVVLDGLAKPGRLVGPDPGLLVTAYAGVCAP, encoded by the coding sequence ATGACAGAACCCACCCCACCGGTCACCGTGCAGGTGGCCGTCGACCCGCCGTACCCGGTGGTGATCGGCAACGGATTGCTCACCGAGTTGGGCGAACTGCTCGGCGGCCGGCACCGGGTCGCGATCCTGTATCAACCGGTCCTGGCGCAGACCGCCGAGGCGATCCGCAGCTACCTGGCCGACCAGGGCGTCGACGCGCACCGCATCGAGATCCCCGACGCCGAGGCCGGCAAAGACCTGCCGGTCGTCGGATTCATCTGGGAAGTGTTGGGCCGCATCGGCATTGACCGCAAGGACGCACTGGTCAGTCTCGGCGGCGGCGCGGCCACCGATGTCGCGGGTTTCGCGGCCGCCACCTGGCTGCGTGGCGTCTCGATCGTGCATGTGCCGACGACCTTGCTGGGCATGGTCGACGCGGCGGTGGGCGGCAAGACCGGCATCAACACCGAGGCGGGCAAGAACCTGGTCGGCGCGTTTCATCAGCCGCTCGCCGTTCTGGTCGACCTTGCCACCCTGGAAACGTTGCCGCACAACGAAATCGTGGCCGGAATGGCCGAAGTCGTGAAGGCCGGGTTCATCGCCGATCCGGTGATCCTCGAGCTGATCGAGGCCGACCCGCAGGCGGCTCTTGATCCCAAGGGTGACGTGATGCCGGAGCTGATCCGTCGCGCGATCGCCGTCAAGGCCGAGGTGGTCGCGGCCGACGAAAAAGAATCCGAGCTGCGCGAGATCCTGAACTACGGCCACACGTTGGCACACGCCATCGAGCGCCGGGAGCGCTACCAGTGGCGGCACGGCGCCGCGGTATCGGTGGGCCTGGTATTCGCCGCCGAGCTCGCCCGGCTTACCGGCCGGCTTGACGACGACACCGCCGCGCGCCATCGCGCCATCCTGACCTCGCTGGGCCTGCCGGTCAGCTACGACCCCGACGCACTGCCCCAACTGCTGGAATACATGGCCGGAGACAAGAAATCGCGCGCCGGCGTGCTGCGGTTCGTGGTGCTCGACGGGCTGGCCAAGCCGGGCCGGTTGGTGGGACCCGACCCGGGCCTGCTGGTGACGGCCTACGCGGGAGTGTGTGCGCCGTGA